The following coding sequences lie in one Silene latifolia isolate original U9 population chromosome 5, ASM4854445v1, whole genome shotgun sequence genomic window:
- the LOC141655078 gene encoding putative F-box protein At1g58310 produces the protein MSGQKYKGSEVGLQLFPACSGIGNISIKLTLDAGIGEVLDQLEYSSVHFNLPRLVYLKYSESLPKQYVISNLNSVVHAHFEVGYDENELDERELCKPMLDVIKGVTNCEILFLSGLSLQALTTGDFALPVFKNLTRLKLGQRYIADWNSLLLNFLNNSPRLESLTLMQRNYGRRTDDDELDDDCLLGDQPVPSCVSSCLKVINVKNFSCLRGQTDRVVYSLEKANALEQMIIHCRQRNSEREDEILKFPKASKICSISFKDRK, from the exons ATGTCAGGACAAA AATATAAAGGTTCTGAAGTTGGATTGCAACTGTTTCCTGCGTGTTCCGGAATTGGTAACATTTCCAT AAAGTTGACCCTTGATGCCGGAATAGGTGAAGTTCTTGACCAACTTGAGTATTCTTCGGTTCATTTTAATCTACCGCGCTTGGTTTATCTGAAGTATAGCGAAAGCTTACCAAAGCAGTATGTTATCAGCAACCTAAATTCTGTGGTTCATGCTCATTTTGAGGTTGGTTACGacgaaaatgaattagacgaacGAGAACTTTGCAAACCTATGCTTGATGTTATCAAAGGTGTCACAAACTGCGAGATCTTGTTCTTATCCGGTCTTAGCTTGCAG GCTCTTACAACCGGTGACTTTGCGTTGCCCGTTTTCAAGAATTTAACTCGATTAAAGCTTGGACAACGATACATTGCTGACTGGAACAGTCTGCTGTTGAACTTCCTTAATAACTCGCCTCGTTTAGAGTCTCTCACACTGATGCAG AGGAATTATGGAAGGAGGACTGATGATGATGAACTAGACGACGACTGCTTGCTTGGTGATCAGCCAGTTCCTTCTTGTGTTTCGTCATGCTTGAAGGTCATCAATGTCAAGAATTTCAGCTGTTTGAGAGGGCAGACCGACAGGGTCGTGTATTCCCTAGAGAAGGCTAACGCTTTGGAGCAGATGATTATTCATTGCCGACAGAGGAACAGCGAAAGGGAGGATGAAATACTGAAGTTTCCGAAAGCCTCTAAAATTTGCTCAATTTCATTCAAGGACAGAAAGTGA
- the LOC141655079 gene encoding uncharacterized protein LOC141655079, which yields MPGLSPKIAVHRLAIKKGTNPKKQPQRRFRPELVPEIEKEVNKLIEACFIREVKYSTWIANIVPAHTIHVVSKADPIKYILSGPVLSGRLAKWAMLLKQYDLVFVPQKVVKGQAIADFFADHPKITGEGEISDDLPGEEIFYVDVLPPWQMYFDGALQGRTESSRVVFVTPQNHLMPYSFTLTQLCSNNMAEYQALILGLQMAIEIGVRDMDIYGDSSLVVNQVLGEYEVKKEDLIPYHQRALQLLNQLEDIHVGHVPRSANKLGDALANLATTLALGQKSLCKSQSAIVG from the exons ATGCCTGGACTCAGCCCAAAAATTGCAGTTCATCGTCTAGCAATCAAGAAAGGCACCAATCCCAAAAAGCAACCTCAACGTCGTTTCAGGCCGGAGCTTGTACCTGAAATTGAAAAGGAAGTCAATAAACTCATCGAAGCGTGTTTCATTCGAGAAGTCAAATATTCTACTTGGATAGCAAACATTGTCCCA GCGCATACCATACACGTGGTCTCAAAAGCTgatccaatcaagtacatactctcaGGACCAGTCTTGTCCGGAAGACTTGCGAAATGGGCAATGTTACTTAAGCAGTATGACTTGGTGTTCGTGCCTCAAAAGGTTGTCAAAGGCCAAGCTATCGCCGACTTCTTTGCTGATCATCCAAAGATTACAGGAGAGGGGGAAATTTCAGATGACCTCCCAGGAGAAGAAATTTTCTATGTGGACGTCCTACCTCCATGGCAAATGTACTTTGACGGTGCTTTGCAAGGAAGGACGGAGTCGAGCCGAGTTGTAttcgtaactccacaaaatcatctcATGCCATACTCCTTTACGCTCACTCAGTTGTGCTCAAATAATATGGCAGAATACCAAGCTCTCATACTCGGCCTCCAAATGGCGATCGAAATAGGTGTTAGAGATATGGACATCTACGGCGACTCAAGTCTGGTGGTCAACCAAGTCCTTGGTGAATATGAAGTAaaaaaggaagacttgattccCTACCATCAACGGGCATTACAACTGTTGAATCAACTTGAGGACATCCATGTTGGTCATGTGCcaaggagtgccaataagttggGTGACGCGCTTGCTAATCTTGCAACCACTTTGGCACTGGGGCAGAAGAGTCTATGCAAGTCCCAGTCTGCAATCGTTGGGTAG